From the Acidobacteriota bacterium genome, the window GAGATGATCGCCGTTGCTGAACGCTTCGAGATCGCCACGAAGGGCTTCTGCGACATCCACGACATCACCGACCGCGTGCAGTCCGCGGTCGCGCGCCACGGCCTGGGGGAGGGCCTGGCGACCGTCTTCGTGCCCGGATCGACGGCGGGCATCACCACGATCGAGTACGAGTCGGGAGCGCTGGCCGACCTGCGGCGCGCCATCGAGAGGATCGCGCCGCAGGAAATCCACTACGACCACGACGCCCGCTGGGGCGACGGCAACGGCTTCGCCCACGTGCGCGCCGCGCTTCTCGGACCGAGCCTGCCGGTGCCGGTGACCGGCGGGCGACTGGCACTCGGCACCTGGCAGCAGATCGTCCTCGTGG encodes:
- a CDS encoding YjbQ family protein, which produces MIAVAERFEIATKGFCDIHDITDRVQSAVARHGLGEGLATVFVPGSTAGITTIEYESGALADLRRAIERIAPQEIHYDHDARWGDGNGFAHVRAALLGPSLPVPVTGGRLALGTWQQIVLVDFDNRPRQRPVVVQLLGAGAS